In one Vulgatibacter incomptus genomic region, the following are encoded:
- a CDS encoding NAD(P)H-dependent flavin oxidoreductase, which translates to MELPILLAPMAGACPPALSIAVAKAGGMGAMGAVLNDAAGISRWVESVRAGGPGPFQLNLWIPDPAPTRDPAREAEVRRFLAGWGPEVPESAGDATPPDFDAQCEAALAAKPTAISSVMGLYPAPFVARMRDAGIAWFATVTTVAEARAAARAGADAIVAQGWEAGGHRGAFDSERAEEQGVGLFALLPRITDEVPLPIIAAGGIGDGRGIAAALALGASAVQVGTGFLRCPEAGIAPAWANALEGLEPEDTRPTRAFSGRLGRAVATRYVQEAAHGPMPAPYPVQRGLTGAMRVQGTRDDDLDRIQAWAGQGAALARPLPASECMEQWWRDAQALLR; encoded by the coding sequence ATGGAGCTCCCGATCCTCCTCGCGCCGATGGCGGGCGCGTGCCCGCCGGCCCTGTCGATCGCGGTCGCCAAAGCGGGAGGGATGGGGGCGATGGGAGCGGTTCTGAACGACGCGGCGGGCATCTCTCGCTGGGTCGAGAGCGTCCGGGCCGGGGGCCCGGGACCGTTCCAGCTCAACCTCTGGATCCCGGACCCCGCGCCGACGCGCGATCCGGCACGGGAGGCCGAGGTCCGGCGCTTCCTGGCGGGCTGGGGGCCCGAGGTCCCCGAGTCGGCAGGCGATGCAACCCCGCCCGATTTCGACGCCCAGTGCGAGGCGGCGCTGGCCGCAAAGCCGACGGCGATCTCGTCGGTCATGGGCCTCTATCCGGCGCCCTTCGTCGCCCGGATGCGGGACGCCGGGATCGCCTGGTTCGCCACCGTAACCACCGTTGCCGAAGCTCGCGCCGCGGCACGCGCTGGCGCCGACGCGATCGTGGCGCAGGGCTGGGAGGCCGGCGGCCACCGGGGCGCCTTCGACTCCGAACGAGCGGAGGAGCAGGGCGTCGGCCTCTTCGCGCTCCTACCCCGGATCACCGACGAGGTGCCCTTGCCGATCATCGCCGCCGGCGGAATCGGCGACGGACGCGGCATCGCGGCTGCGCTGGCTCTCGGCGCGAGCGCGGTGCAGGTCGGCACCGGCTTCCTCCGCTGCCCGGAGGCGGGGATCGCCCCGGCATGGGCGAACGCCCTCGAAGGCCTCGAGCCCGAAGACACTCGGCCCACACGCGCTTTCTCCGGCAGGCTCGGCCGCGCCGTCGCGACGCGCTACGTGCAGGAAGCCGCCCACGGTCCGATGCCCGCTCCCTACCCGGTGCAGCGCGGCCTCACCGGGGCCATGCGAGTCCAGGGCACGCGCGACGACGACCTCGACCGAATCCAGGCATGGGCCGGGCAGGGCGCCGCGCTCGCGCGCCCTCTCCCAGCATCCGAATGCATGGAGCAATGGTGGCGCGACGCCCAGGCGCTCCTCCGCTGA
- a CDS encoding AAA family ATPase, whose amino-acid sequence MSPTTLRRIRIERFRALLDLNIDLPAKGLVILVGPNGLGKTAVFDSIEWALTGKVRRLSHIGKNLDEYLQSASSTIAPRVELVFDREGVGEVVWDRSSSHTRPSDAALNALIAPAAASELRDDPLVMEEYLHATHLLVQDRHARFIAQAEESRWAPLGRFSRARIFSAVDSAFGADTMGALTQMRRAAEKAADDLASMIQNLDHLMRQREEIIEKLRIAGFPSKEEQDADWRGLASLLNIDPSGSREAQSREVRSTLEREDADLSRLESTLETVSNAPAEWQILLTKLEIEGKIKQSSDNRSREVGESLIEANDSHTAAAEKVAERAARMEELQRKLRWHIAALGAISRFDLASHSSRMASSDRVAALSELESCRTLLAEKDAKVLAWKGLKAEFDQATSRVRTGRLLRSEFADALDRQSREESTLAQEVAMLESALLARRQSEGALARSLDGQIKEYGRQQGMLDELRGRCDALRAAVVAIAAAIPENLDLCPVCSQPWRDAPGQLKARALAAAAAVDPTLTELETEVSVATAGVHERTAELEVLRRLIGDLEAQLNRTKAAKLGLEVAVEKARAECVSWYGIDGSDLASRVDAALDELDEDIALMTVALADDPSADRELARVQFDHRSASMAEIQLREQEAMESVREAHAALSAYRDASGAVLDRSALEAQRDAISRELGHVGSELTEVRANLAMLDQRRIERESAMAVAEGDAAKAEVSLLGTLQEIEAARERWRRAGLPDDPSVQSHSIARSALNERRTKLSEAEQKFDRLLEWGVQSSQLSGLAAIEGQLSEQAANDCGDANALRERLAKDQESMRAKFARINQVQKHAAELRTHFEKERESFYDQVLEPLRDTAEKFQRALVSPFQVETAMEVGVLRRKPVIRFDARFAGRPQAFEASGLLSEGQMASVALSHLLAMNATFQWSNWQAVLLDDPVQYNDAVHVAAFADLTRELIAQQDYQVLMSTHDSDLADLFRRKMKRCSIECHVYRFLGQAGNGVNVIRDL is encoded by the coding sequence TTGAGCCCTACTACCCTGAGGAGAATCCGAATTGAGCGGTTTCGAGCACTGCTGGATCTAAACATCGATTTGCCAGCGAAGGGCTTGGTGATCCTCGTAGGTCCTAATGGACTAGGGAAAACCGCCGTGTTCGACTCGATCGAATGGGCCCTAACTGGAAAGGTCCGAAGACTGTCGCACATTGGGAAGAATCTCGACGAATACCTGCAATCGGCATCATCAACAATCGCGCCGCGTGTCGAGCTAGTTTTCGATCGGGAGGGCGTCGGGGAGGTCGTGTGGGATCGCTCCAGCTCCCATACTCGCCCTTCAGATGCCGCTCTTAACGCGCTCATTGCGCCCGCGGCCGCCTCGGAACTGCGCGATGATCCGCTGGTCATGGAGGAATATCTACACGCCACTCATCTCCTCGTACAGGACCGACATGCTCGATTCATAGCACAAGCGGAAGAGAGTCGCTGGGCACCGCTCGGACGATTCAGCAGGGCCCGAATCTTCTCCGCCGTCGATAGCGCCTTCGGTGCCGATACCATGGGGGCGTTAACCCAAATGCGGAGGGCTGCAGAGAAGGCGGCAGACGACCTGGCTAGCATGATCCAGAACCTCGACCACCTCATGAGACAGAGAGAGGAGATTATTGAGAAGTTGCGCATCGCGGGTTTCCCGTCCAAAGAGGAACAAGACGCCGACTGGCGGGGACTAGCTTCCCTTCTGAATATCGATCCAAGCGGCTCTCGCGAAGCTCAGAGCAGAGAAGTCCGTTCCACGCTAGAGAGGGAGGATGCAGATCTGTCTCGACTTGAGTCAACGCTCGAAACAGTCTCGAACGCCCCAGCGGAATGGCAGATTCTACTGACGAAACTCGAGATTGAAGGCAAGATAAAGCAGTCTTCAGACAACCGTTCTCGTGAGGTTGGTGAGTCTCTCATCGAAGCTAACGACTCACACACTGCTGCCGCAGAAAAGGTAGCCGAACGCGCGGCGAGAATGGAAGAGTTGCAGCGGAAACTTCGATGGCACATTGCTGCACTCGGCGCGATTTCTCGATTCGATCTTGCGAGCCATTCCTCAAGAATGGCAAGCTCCGACAGAGTCGCCGCTCTTTCGGAGCTCGAGTCATGCCGGACTCTCCTCGCAGAGAAGGATGCCAAGGTCCTGGCTTGGAAGGGGCTCAAGGCCGAGTTCGATCAAGCGACCAGCAGGGTCCGAACAGGGCGACTGTTGCGTTCCGAGTTCGCCGATGCTCTCGATCGCCAATCCCGCGAAGAATCGACTCTTGCGCAGGAGGTAGCGATGCTTGAGTCCGCGCTGCTTGCACGACGGCAATCCGAAGGTGCCCTCGCGCGCTCACTCGACGGCCAAATCAAGGAGTACGGCAGGCAGCAGGGAATGTTGGACGAACTCCGTGGCCGCTGTGATGCGCTCCGAGCAGCAGTTGTAGCGATCGCTGCAGCCATTCCAGAGAACCTCGACCTGTGCCCTGTGTGTAGCCAGCCATGGAGGGATGCACCAGGGCAGTTGAAGGCCCGTGCACTCGCGGCGGCTGCGGCAGTTGATCCAACGCTCACGGAGCTAGAAACCGAAGTGTCCGTCGCGACGGCAGGTGTTCACGAACGGACGGCTGAGCTCGAAGTGCTCCGCAGACTGATCGGGGATCTCGAAGCTCAGCTCAATCGCACCAAAGCGGCAAAACTCGGACTTGAGGTCGCGGTCGAGAAGGCGCGCGCCGAATGCGTCTCATGGTATGGGATCGATGGAAGCGACCTAGCTTCGCGAGTGGATGCCGCTCTGGATGAGCTTGACGAAGATATTGCCCTGATGACGGTAGCTCTTGCGGATGACCCGTCAGCCGATCGAGAACTTGCTCGCGTACAGTTTGATCATCGCTCCGCATCGATGGCTGAAATTCAGCTGCGTGAGCAAGAGGCGATGGAGTCAGTTCGGGAGGCGCACGCAGCACTGAGTGCATACCGTGACGCATCGGGGGCTGTTCTGGATCGAAGTGCTCTCGAAGCGCAACGTGATGCGATTTCACGTGAGCTCGGTCACGTTGGCAGCGAGCTCACTGAGGTCCGTGCCAATCTGGCGATGCTCGACCAGCGCCGTATCGAACGCGAATCTGCAATGGCTGTTGCAGAAGGGGATGCAGCGAAAGCCGAGGTCTCCCTTCTCGGCACGCTGCAGGAAATTGAGGCGGCTCGCGAACGATGGCGTCGCGCAGGTCTGCCGGATGATCCCTCTGTCCAGTCGCATTCGATAGCCCGCTCGGCGCTGAACGAGCGGCGAACCAAGCTTAGCGAAGCGGAGCAAAAATTTGATCGGTTGCTCGAATGGGGCGTTCAAAGCTCTCAGCTATCTGGCCTCGCAGCTATCGAGGGGCAGCTTTCCGAGCAGGCCGCCAACGACTGCGGCGATGCCAATGCGCTCCGAGAGCGCCTTGCGAAGGACCAGGAATCGATGCGCGCCAAGTTCGCTCGGATCAATCAAGTCCAGAAGCATGCCGCCGAACTCAGGACCCACTTCGAAAAGGAGCGCGAATCGTTTTACGATCAAGTTTTGGAACCGTTACGAGATACCGCCGAGAAATTTCAACGCGCGCTCGTAAGCCCATTCCAAGTGGAAACCGCGATGGAGGTAGGGGTATTGCGCCGTAAACCGGTGATACGCTTCGATGCTCGCTTTGCGGGCAGACCACAAGCGTTCGAGGCCAGCGGTCTTCTGAGCGAAGGACAGATGGCGTCAGTCGCTCTCTCGCATCTACTTGCAATGAATGCAACGTTTCAGTGGTCTAACTGGCAGGCAGTCCTTCTCGACGACCCAGTTCAGTACAATGATGCGGTTCACGTGGCGGCATTCGCAGATTTAACGCGAGAACTCATCGCTCAGCAAGACTACCAAGTACTAATGTCGACCCACGACTCCGATCTTGCTGATTTGTTTCGACGGAAAATGAAGCGGTGCTCTATAGAGTGTCACGTCTACCGGTTTCTCGGGCAGGCGGGCAATGGCGTTAATGTTATCAGGGATCTCTAG
- a CDS encoding ABC-three component system middle component 1 produces the protein MSMHPVNEMSRCLCEVARVHGRSAVVDPVKISERISFPGRSDASVRHESYFRSIDIDGYWVLIGDLGSDPSRAFEILLSFHWQAAALRSSRPAAEQDDVILYLVALGEPKKWQNVAGQIERDDRVCRKLVWVASEDSNDRNDSLNSFLQRTFLARPWASERADMATSLDAIGRALARIEPANFGVARRWVELLISDDAPASGRPLAERLLSSLEEEQP, from the coding sequence ATGAGCATGCATCCAGTCAACGAGATGTCCCGATGCCTTTGCGAGGTCGCGCGGGTTCATGGCCGTTCAGCTGTCGTCGACCCGGTCAAAATTTCGGAACGAATCTCATTTCCGGGGCGGTCAGACGCGTCAGTTCGCCACGAAAGCTATTTCCGCTCCATCGATATCGATGGCTACTGGGTTCTCATCGGCGACCTTGGGTCCGACCCATCCCGAGCGTTCGAGATATTACTGTCGTTTCACTGGCAAGCAGCAGCTTTGCGTTCGTCAAGACCGGCGGCCGAGCAGGACGATGTCATACTGTATCTTGTGGCGCTGGGCGAGCCCAAGAAATGGCAGAACGTCGCTGGCCAGATTGAGCGCGACGACCGAGTTTGCCGAAAGCTCGTCTGGGTTGCTTCTGAAGATTCAAACGACCGCAATGATTCGTTGAATTCGTTCTTGCAGCGTACGTTTCTGGCGCGACCTTGGGCGTCCGAAAGAGCCGACATGGCAACTTCGCTTGATGCAATCGGCCGCGCACTGGCGCGGATTGAGCCCGCTAATTTCGGGGTTGCTCGACGCTGGGTTGAGCTCCTCATCTCGGACGATGCGCCGGCCAGTGGCCGGCCGCTCGCTGAGCGCTTGCTCTCGTCATTGGAGGAGGAGCAGCCTTGA
- a CDS encoding ABC-three component system protein: MNTANRIAVISDGQGSLSWRGTPASQISGAWGDADAISAPIPRPVDILFRDIDFNGAFEDIHRVVERLAAHAGVASWLTNRTSHYRPLCSCIGVRDFHLSPIAPQLLAPGHDWSLDDLSPEPARPPAEVAEIAHREMDAWVWSRLSGAIDAALANRQWQGIPLADDVVSELTPRWDDWKNSLGTGTNPRHFLTMMLAIAQQPGHTYREGRRRLGPRAIPLLTRGTIVALAVTTLYADLGPLWQVGEGRNLHTSSLEGGHVIALETDNGVALHVNPPNLQYEPPLVLLAGFPDVSGSSALMELARRFDRGSSIRLGAPVPGYPVIIPAHSEFEIALSKGLSAVRSRLNDVSQGLAKTIEDLRRQIEAPR; this comes from the coding sequence ATGAACACCGCCAATCGAATAGCCGTCATCAGTGACGGACAAGGCTCCCTATCCTGGCGTGGCACCCCTGCCTCTCAAATATCCGGCGCCTGGGGCGATGCGGATGCGATCTCCGCTCCGATACCTCGCCCTGTCGACATCCTGTTTCGGGACATTGACTTTAATGGCGCTTTTGAAGACATTCATCGAGTAGTCGAACGACTCGCGGCACATGCGGGCGTCGCAAGTTGGCTGACGAACCGAACGTCGCACTATCGACCCCTATGTTCCTGCATTGGCGTTCGTGACTTTCATTTGAGTCCCATCGCGCCTCAGTTGTTGGCTCCCGGCCATGACTGGTCTCTCGACGACCTCTCGCCCGAACCCGCCAGACCCCCAGCTGAAGTCGCCGAGATTGCCCATCGCGAGATGGATGCATGGGTCTGGAGCAGGCTCTCAGGTGCCATCGACGCCGCGCTCGCAAATCGACAGTGGCAAGGGATCCCTTTGGCCGACGATGTCGTGTCGGAGCTAACCCCACGCTGGGATGATTGGAAGAATTCTCTCGGCACGGGAACTAACCCGAGGCATTTCCTGACGATGATGCTCGCAATTGCACAACAGCCGGGCCACACTTACCGAGAAGGCCGGCGCCGCCTTGGACCTCGTGCGATTCCGCTCCTTACCCGGGGTACGATCGTCGCGCTCGCAGTAACTACCCTCTACGCTGACCTTGGCCCTCTGTGGCAAGTTGGAGAAGGCCGCAATCTACATACTTCTTCCCTGGAGGGAGGGCATGTAATCGCACTTGAGACAGATAACGGCGTAGCTCTCCACGTAAATCCACCCAACCTTCAATACGAGCCACCACTTGTTTTGCTTGCAGGGTTCCCTGATGTCTCGGGGTCCTCCGCATTGATGGAACTTGCACGACGATTTGATCGCGGCTCGAGCATTCGCCTGGGGGCCCCTGTTCCGGGTTACCCTGTAATCATCCCTGCCCACTCCGAGTTCGAAATCGCGCTTTCAAAAGGACTATCTGCGGTCCGGTCAAGATTGAACGACGTTAGCCAAGGCCTTGCTAAGACGATTGAGGATCTTCGACGACAGATCGAGGCGCCCCGATGA
- a CDS encoding DEAD/DEAH box helicase: MTRAFARFDPRLQEAIVSSLGWTALRPVQELAGQAILDGNNAVVLAPTAGGKTEASVFPVLSRLCEEQPEGVGAIYLAPIKALLNNQAERLGQYTEMVGMRRFVWHGDAKEVEKRAFLQEPAELLMTTPESLEVMLISPRVPVPKLFASLRFVIVDEVHALAGTDRGAHFMSVLERLARHSRYDVQRIGLSATVGNPADILSWLRGSSTRDGVVLDPPKVPARRELLVLEHEELGPLARDAASVAKGRKSLFFCQSRALTEAVAEHMRGAGTEVFVHHSSVSAEERHHAEERFHRGTDACIVCTSTLELGIDVGDLDKVFQAEAPSTVSSFLQRMGRTGRRGGSANTTFFCTSSAAVLQATALIDLARDGWVESVPVLRRCWPVLAHQIFAMALEHGAIAPARIREQLGRVPDFAGIEDAEVEGLLEHLVAKGYLFRSDGLLSLGEKAERTFGRKNFMELYAVFSSPVLYRVRTQTGSELGSLEQGFVDGLVEGMTAFLLGGRAWLTDHIHHGDREVRVSPAPRGKKPAWGGFAPQMLSFELCQRMRRILAEETEHPYLHRSAAESLRMKREELGSLLRRTPAIQLDEGAARLWTFAGGRINQTLRYGLEVAEGWKSVPDNLMLRVEGDGVTHDSITVALRRLADDSFWADADVRRQIAMRLPDYRLSKFQPALPDAAQRELVESWLLDVPGTTHFLRQELRS, translated from the coding sequence ATGACCAGAGCATTTGCCCGATTCGACCCCCGGCTCCAGGAAGCCATCGTCTCCAGCCTCGGCTGGACCGCGCTGCGACCGGTGCAGGAGCTGGCGGGGCAGGCGATTCTCGACGGCAACAACGCGGTGGTCCTCGCCCCCACGGCCGGCGGGAAGACGGAGGCCTCCGTGTTCCCGGTGCTGTCGCGGCTCTGCGAGGAGCAGCCGGAAGGCGTGGGGGCAATCTACCTCGCGCCGATCAAGGCGCTCTTGAACAACCAGGCGGAGCGGCTCGGGCAGTACACCGAGATGGTGGGGATGCGCCGCTTCGTCTGGCACGGCGACGCCAAAGAAGTCGAGAAGCGCGCCTTCTTGCAGGAGCCGGCCGAGCTCCTGATGACAACGCCCGAGTCGCTGGAGGTGATGCTGATCTCCCCGCGGGTGCCGGTGCCGAAGCTCTTCGCCTCCTTGCGGTTCGTGATCGTCGACGAGGTCCATGCGCTCGCCGGAACCGACCGTGGCGCGCATTTCATGAGCGTGCTGGAGCGGCTCGCCCGGCACAGCCGCTACGACGTTCAGCGGATCGGTCTGTCGGCTACGGTGGGAAATCCCGCGGACATCCTGAGCTGGCTACGGGGCTCGTCGACGCGCGACGGCGTGGTGTTGGATCCGCCCAAGGTCCCGGCGAGGCGCGAGCTGCTGGTCCTCGAGCACGAAGAGCTGGGGCCTCTTGCCCGCGATGCGGCTTCGGTGGCCAAGGGAAGGAAGAGCCTCTTCTTCTGCCAGAGCCGCGCCCTTACGGAGGCGGTGGCCGAGCATATGAGGGGCGCGGGCACCGAGGTCTTCGTCCACCACAGCTCGGTATCCGCCGAGGAGCGCCACCACGCGGAGGAGCGTTTCCATCGCGGCACCGACGCCTGCATCGTCTGCACCTCCACCTTGGAGCTCGGCATCGACGTCGGCGACCTCGACAAGGTCTTCCAGGCGGAGGCGCCCAGCACGGTCTCCTCGTTCCTGCAGCGGATGGGCCGCACCGGGCGGCGAGGCGGGTCCGCGAACACGACCTTCTTCTGCACCTCCTCCGCGGCGGTCCTCCAGGCCACTGCGCTGATCGACCTCGCGCGGGACGGCTGGGTCGAGTCGGTGCCGGTGCTTCGTCGCTGCTGGCCGGTGCTGGCCCACCAGATCTTCGCCATGGCCCTGGAACACGGGGCAATCGCCCCGGCCCGAATCCGGGAGCAACTCGGGCGGGTCCCCGACTTTGCCGGGATCGAGGATGCGGAGGTCGAGGGCCTCCTGGAGCATCTGGTCGCCAAGGGCTATCTCTTCCGGAGCGATGGCCTCCTATCCCTGGGAGAGAAGGCCGAGAGGACCTTTGGTCGCAAGAACTTCATGGAGCTCTACGCGGTCTTCTCGAGCCCGGTTCTCTACCGTGTACGCACCCAGACCGGCAGCGAACTGGGCTCCCTGGAACAGGGCTTCGTGGACGGCCTCGTAGAGGGCATGACCGCCTTCCTCCTCGGTGGACGCGCCTGGCTCACGGATCACATCCACCACGGCGATCGAGAGGTTCGTGTGTCTCCGGCGCCCCGGGGGAAGAAGCCAGCTTGGGGCGGCTTCGCGCCGCAAATGCTCTCCTTCGAGCTCTGCCAGCGGATGCGTCGCATCCTCGCGGAGGAGACGGAGCACCCGTATCTCCACCGAAGCGCCGCCGAGTCGCTCCGGATGAAGCGCGAGGAGCTCGGATCGCTCCTCCGTCGGACGCCGGCGATCCAGCTCGACGAAGGCGCTGCCCGGCTCTGGACCTTCGCCGGCGGCCGAATCAACCAGACCTTGCGCTACGGCCTCGAAGTGGCCGAAGGCTGGAAATCGGTTCCTGACAACCTGATGCTCCGAGTCGAAGGAGACGGCGTCACCCACGACTCGATCACCGTGGCGCTCCGTAGGCTGGCCGACGACTCCTTCTGGGCCGACGCGGACGTTCGCCGCCAGATCGCGATGCGCCTCCCCGACTACCGACTGAGCAAGTTCCAGCCCGCACTTCCGGACGCCGCACAGCGCGAGCTGGTCGAGTCTTGGCTGCTGGACGTTCCCGGCACCACACACTTCCTCCGGCAGGAGCTTCGTTCCTGA
- a CDS encoding restriction endonuclease: protein MPVPGFQDLTLPLLQLLADGQDHLHSNVVDRLADRFDLTEAARKELLPSGRQTRFANRVGWAKTYLVKAGLVAPVSRGRYRLSEAGKQVLADTPERLDVAYLMRFPGVVEFTRGGGSPDGGAETPQPSAAAETTPEEELEASYQALRARLGAELLERVKSCTPAFFERLVVNLLVEMGYGGSRKDAGEAIGRSGDGGIDGIIKEDRLGLDAIYLQAKRWDSTVGRPTVQAFAGSLEGVRARKGVLITTSGFSKEAKEYVDRIEKRIVLIDGKELARLMMDHSVGVSEVARYAIQKIDLDFFDDEA, encoded by the coding sequence ATGCCCGTTCCCGGCTTCCAGGACCTCACCCTTCCCCTTCTCCAGCTCCTCGCGGACGGCCAAGACCACCTGCACAGCAACGTGGTCGACCGGCTTGCGGATCGATTCGACCTGACGGAAGCCGCGCGAAAGGAGCTCCTTCCGAGCGGCAGACAAACGCGCTTTGCCAACCGGGTCGGCTGGGCGAAGACCTACCTCGTGAAGGCGGGCCTGGTCGCGCCGGTTTCCAGGGGACGCTACCGCCTCAGCGAAGCAGGGAAGCAGGTGCTGGCCGACACGCCGGAGCGCCTCGACGTCGCCTATCTGATGCGCTTCCCGGGGGTGGTGGAGTTCACGCGGGGAGGCGGTTCGCCGGACGGCGGGGCCGAAACGCCCCAGCCGTCGGCGGCCGCCGAGACGACGCCGGAGGAAGAGCTCGAGGCAAGCTACCAGGCGCTGCGCGCCCGCCTCGGCGCGGAACTTCTCGAGCGGGTGAAGAGCTGCACCCCCGCCTTCTTCGAGAGGCTGGTGGTCAATCTCCTCGTGGAGATGGGCTACGGCGGCTCCCGAAAGGATGCGGGAGAGGCGATCGGGCGAAGCGGGGACGGCGGAATCGACGGCATCATCAAGGAGGACCGCCTCGGCTTGGACGCGATCTACCTGCAGGCCAAGCGATGGGATTCGACAGTGGGTCGGCCCACCGTACAGGCCTTCGCGGGGAGCCTCGAGGGCGTGCGGGCGCGCAAGGGCGTTCTGATTACGACCTCGGGTTTCAGCAAGGAGGCGAAGGAGTACGTGGACCGGATCGAGAAGCGCATCGTCCTCATCGATGGCAAAGAGCTGGCCCGGCTGATGATGGATCACAGCGTCGGCGTGAGCGAGGTCGCTCGCTATGCCATCCAGAAGATCGATCTCGACTTCTTCGACGACGAAGCCTGA